A single window of Aspergillus puulaauensis MK2 DNA, chromosome 5, nearly complete sequence DNA harbors:
- a CDS encoding terpene synthase family protein (COG:S;~EggNog:ENOG410PIBB;~InterPro:IPR008949;~PFAM:PF19086) yields MDYRYSTEIDARAYKTHGLDGGIPLRVHADPDNKEIVGTMRAQRDWNRYVRPVGGYKGGLGETFSFMRACVPECLPERLEVISYANEFAFLYDDKMEELIDSRTDTSAGDALKKQFNEGLSGIQHLQAKKLQTQVIKEMAAIDPERAVTTRKAWAKFLQLAAESRSRPLYTLDEYLPCRIIDAGELIWFGTLTFGMALSIPDNELELCMELARPGYAAISLTNDLYSWNKEREEARRAGHDCVYNAIWVIMQERSVGETEAKRACMTQIKHYIKQYCEIVDKAHSCDWLSDDLKTYLEAVKLSHVGNLAWSICCPRYRVN; encoded by the exons ATGGATTATAGATACTCGACCGAAATTGACGCCCGCGCCTACAAGACCCACGGCCTTGATGGTGGCATCCCGCTTCGGGTCCATGCGGATCCTGACAATAAAGAAATCGTCGGTACGATGCGAGCTCAAAGGGACTGGAATCGTTACGTCCGACCTGTAGGGGGCTACAAGGGTGGACTGGGCGAGACATTCAGCTTTATGCGGGCGTGTGTGCCGGAGTGTCTCCCGGAGCGGCTGGAGGTTATTTCGTACGCAAACGAATTTGCCTTTCTCTATGACG ACAAGATGGAGGAACTCATAGATTCGAGAACAGACACATCTGCAGGAGATGCCTTGAAGAAACAGTTTAATGAGGGGTTGAGCGGTATACAGCATCTGCAAGCCAAGAAACTGCAGACACAGGTCATCAAGGAGATGGCCGCAATTGACCCAGAGCGCGCAGTTACTACGAGAAAAGCATGGGCCAAattcctgcagctggcggCTGAGTCGCGGTCGCGGCCATTGTACACCCTGGACGAATACCTTCCCTGTAGAATCATCGATGCCGGGGAATTGATTTGGTTCGGAACACTGACCTTTGGAATGGCCCTTAGTATTCCCGATAATGAACTTGAGCTCTGCATGGAGCTCGCGCGACCGGGATATGCCGCAATTAGTCTCACAAATGACCTTTACTCGTGGAACAAAGAGCGCGAAGAGGCCCGGCGCGCGGGACATGACTGCGTCTATAATGCGATCTGGGTGATTATGCAGGAGCGCTCGGTTGGTGAGACGGAGGCGAAAAGGGCGTGCATGACGCAGATCAAGCACTATATCAAACAGTACTGTGAGATTGTGGACAAGGCGCACAGCTGTGACTGGCTTTCTGATGACTTGAAGACGTACCTGGAAGCAGTCAAGTTGAGCCATGTCGGGAACTTGGCGTGGAGCATTTGCTGCCCGCGGTATCGTGTCAACTAG
- the DOC1 gene encoding anaphase promoting complex subunit DOC1 (BUSCO:EOG09265DVA;~COG:D;~EggNog:ENOG410PPMA;~InterPro:IPR004939,IPR016901,IPR008979;~PFAM:PF03256;~go_component: GO:0005680 - anaphase-promoting complex [Evidence IEA];~go_process: GO:0031145 - anaphase-promoting complex-dependent catabolic process [Evidence IEA]), whose amino-acid sequence MPRHLLRRHPTAPPSSDSPQPQPQLPQPQQRQRLNHIPAQGHFQTPSPRVPFPQLHPSSGGQIDPSGNVVGAPEPVRRAAAAQAALFSLFGRGVAGRPQERESMGYEEDEEEEEEYNEESPFDEEEDVEELNSGSVERRIGLDPEGNEVELSEEDMEGMVEGDMEEEVIEEDEDELMQDRDKSPSPLPSDLREISSLASWTVSTHKPGCGVAALRSPDHTQYWQSDGPQPHTLSLHFFKLVAVVKIRVYLDFSLDESYTPTKMMFLAGMGGNDLVEFATWEGEGPCGWVEVPLEGVGGQNGGWVRKRRRRRRARKSVRLQGKKDKGKGKSASTLFADDSLLSDPENPGKSARKRGHAQEPGVYDEDANTDGGGGDEDDDDDDDEDPYSGSVLKAMVIQMRIMENHQNGKDTHVRGFQVFARDDDRRRNVNAPSASADGRVRRHSARKSLRGVNDDDGRGDGNVSAAGKVAALEEPDWMGDPVIR is encoded by the exons ATGcctcgccatctcctccgcagaCACCCCACggctcctccctcctccgaCTCCCCacaaccgcaaccgcagctgccgcagccaCAACAACGACAGCGACTAAACCATATCCCAGCTCAGGGACATTTTCAAACACCGTCTCCTAGAGTTCCGTTCCCGCAGTTACACCCTTCGTCGGGTGGGCAGATTGATCCGTCCGGTAATGTAGTAGGGGCGCCGGAGCCGGTTCGGCGCGCGGCTGCGGCGCAGGCAGCGCTCTTCTCGTTGTTTGGTAGGGGAGTAGCTGGGAGGCCGCAGGAGAGAGAGTCCATGGGctatgaggaggatgaggaggaggaggaagaataTAACGAGGAAAGCCcgtttgatgaggaagaggatgtggaggagctAAATAGTGGGAGTGTCGAAAGACGAATTGGACTAGATCCAGAGGGTAACGAGGTTGAGCtttcggaggaggatatggaggGAATGGTTGAGGGAGAtatggaagaggaggttatagaggaagacgaggatgagttGATGCAGGATCGAG ATAAATCACCCTCGCCACTTCCCAGCGATCTCCGTGAGATTTCGTCACTCGCATCTTGGACCGTCTCAACACATAAACCTGGCTGCGGTGTAGCTGCGCTCCGGAGCCCAGATCATACGCAGTACTGGCAGTCCGACGGGCCGCAACCACATACACTTTCGCTACACTTTTTCAAACTTGTTGCCGTTGTTAAGATTAGAGTGTATCTCGATTTCAGTCTTGATGAAAGTTACACGCCTACGAAGATGATGTTTTTGGCTGGTATGGGCGGGAATGACCTAGTCGAGTTCGCAACATGGGAAGGTGAGGGTCCCTGTGGCTGGGTGGAAGTCCCACTTGAGGGAGTCGGGGGGCAAAATGGTGGATGGGTACGAAAGAGGCGCAGACGTCGCCGGGCGCGAAAATCCGTCCGACTTCAGGGCAAAAAGGataaaggaaaaggaaagtCCGCGAGTACTCTCTTCGCGGATGATTCACTGCTATCTGATCCCGAGAACCCGGGGAAGTCTGCCCGGAAGCGTGGTCACGCCCAGGAACCCGGCGTGTACGATGAAGACGCCAATActgatggcggcggcggcgacgaagatgatgacgatgacgacgatgaagatccGTATTCTGGGAGCGTGCTCAAAGCTATGGTGATCCAGATGCGCATCATGGAGAATCATCAGAACGGAAAGGATACTCATGTGCGTGGATTTCAGGTCTTTGCAAGGGATGATGACCGCCGGCGGAACGTTAATGCTCCGTCCGCGTCCGCGGATGGTCGAGTCCGCAGGCACAGTGCCCGGAAGTCTCTACGTGGTGTTAACGACGATGACGGACGAGGCGATGGCAATGTCAGCGCCGCGGGCAAGGTAGCCGCTTTAGAGGAGCCGGATTGGATGGGAGATCCAGTGATTCGGTGA
- the ptcA gene encoding type 2C protein phosphatase PTC6 (BUSCO:EOG09261KRX;~COG:T;~EggNog:ENOG410PFGC;~InterPro:IPR000222,IPR036457,IPR001932,IPR015655;~PFAM:PF00481;~go_function: GO:0004722 - protein serine/threonine phosphatase activity [Evidence IEA];~go_function: GO:0016791 - phosphatase activity [Evidence IEA];~go_function: GO:0043169 - cation binding [Evidence IEA];~go_process: GO:0006470 - protein dephosphorylation [Evidence IEA]), which yields MTLAPSKRVTVRVWTLVDSRNYIPLRKRHYSSTTQTSDSPRTTKRREFHDYFVTHLPSSSLHPDPRGPLTSFHKLPRSASVPHTGEITHSPASFQALVGRETTVVRIPLRSAKHHFGAATSRGTRAYNEDTYQAGVIDIPAFAKRPPSSLTIKRDVAGPRENRAADSASGDPQVFYFGIFDGHGGSECSTFLQDTLHEYIQDTAAEFELQSSLKKAEEEPELSGSELPVRQGSNAMRVRRLEKTLVQNWRHLVGGYFKRFVPPNFSHLTKHPAEGETKPATDDKCVSIEEILEYAFLRADLDFVSAQASRQDDELSNVFRPLYQDDILYGPARSQSLSPSSLRRFKGGSTASSVLISTPTPAPFWHPSSPSSLLVSHVGDTRILLCSTATGEAIPLTSNHHPSSPIEANRLRRYAATFVTDSFGEERISGLANTRAFGDVQSKRIGVSAEPELRRFEIAPAEYSFLVLMTDGVTDSLNDQEVVDIIKEAKTPDEGSRHVVNFATEVTKSGDNATCLVVRLGGWERRLEGGLGSLGTKESREFRRQEATDPRRSRT from the exons ATGACTCTGGCTCCGTCGAAGCGAGTCACTGTCCGGGTCTGGACCCTGGTTGACAGTCGCA ATTACATTCCTCTTCGCAAACGCCATTATTCTTCCACTACCCAAACATCCGACTCACCTCGGACTACGAAACGACGCGAGTTCCATGACTATTTTGTTACGCATctcccctcatcctccctccaTCCAGACCCTAGGGGCCCGCTCACATCGTTCCATAAACTCCCCCGCTCAGCATCAGTACCACATACTGGAGAGATAACGCACTCTCCGGCTTCATTCCAAGCTCTGGTCGGCCGAGAGACGACCGTAGTTCGGATTCCGCTACGAAGCGCGAAACATCACTTTGGAGCCGCAACCTCTCGAGGAACTCGCGCTTATAATGAAGACACCTACCAGGCTGGAGTTATTGATATACCTGCCTTCGCGAAGCGTCCTCCGTCGTCCTTGACGATTAAGCGCGATGTTGCTGGACCCCGAGAAAACAGAGCTGCGGATAGCGCGAGCGGGGATCCGCAAGTTTTCTACTTTGGAATATTCGATGGCCACGGTGGATCTGAATGTAGTACTTTTCTACAAGATACGCTGCATGAATATATTCAGGACACTGCCGCCGAGTTTGAACTGCAGTCGAGTTTGAaaaaggccgaggaggagcctGAATTGTCTGGCAGCGAGCTGCCAGTCCGACAAGGTAGCAATGCGATGCGGGTGCGGAGATTGGAAAAAACTCTGGTGCAGAACTGGAGACATCTCGTCGGAGGATATTTCAAAAGATTCGTCCCGCCAAACTTCTCACACCTAACTAAACACCCCGCGGAGGGCGAGACAAAGCCGGCAACCGATGATAAATGTGTCTCAATTGAGGAAATCCTCGAGTACGCTTTTTTGCGTGCAGACTTGGATTTCGTTTCCGCCCAAGCCTCAAGGCAAGATGACGAGCTGTCGAATGTTTTCCGGCCGCTTTACCAAGATGACATTCTCTATGGGCCAGCCCGTTCTCAATCATTAAGCCCCAGTAGCCTGAGACGGTTCAAAGGTGGAAGCACAGCGAGCTCTGTATTAATCTCCACACCAACGCCCGCGCCTTTCTGGCATCCATCTAGTCCGTCAAGTTTGCTAGTCTCACATGTTGGCGATACTAGGATCTTGTTGTGCTCGACGGCCACTGGCGAGGCTATACCTCTCACATCCAACCATCACCCTTCGTCGCCCATCGAAGCCAACCGGCTAAGACGATATGCAGCTACATTCGTGACCGACTCGTTTGGCGAAGAGCGTATTAGCGGGTTAGCGAACACTCGTGCCTTTGGTGATGTACAGTCCAAACGGATCGGTGTATCGGCTGAACCCGAGCTTCGCCGTTTCGAGATAGCACCGGCGGAATACTCTTTCTTGGTACTCATGACGGACGGCGTCACGGACTCACTCAACGATCAAGAAGTCGTTGATATCATTAAAGAAGCGAAGACTCCAGACGAAGGGTCTCGGCATGTGGTCAATTTCGCTACCGAGGTCACCAAGTCGGGGGACAATGCTACTTGCCTCGTCGTGCGACTTGGTGGCTGGGAGCGACGATTGGAAGGGGGCTTAGGCAGCCTGGGAACGAAAGAATCTCGCGAATTCCGTCGACAAGAAGCTACAGATCCGCGCAGGTCACGGACATGA
- a CDS encoding cytochrome P450 (COG:Q;~EggNog:ENOG410PMQB;~InterPro:IPR001128,IPR002401,IPR036396;~PFAM:PF00067;~go_function: GO:0005506 - iron ion binding [Evidence IEA];~go_function: GO:0016705 - oxidoreductase activity, acting on paired donors, with incorporation or reduction of molecular oxygen [Evidence IEA];~go_function: GO:0020037 - heme binding [Evidence IEA];~go_process: GO:0055114 - oxidation-reduction process [Evidence IEA]), with translation MALISLFTLSVPPLALSILIYNAILIIYRLYFSPLAKFPGSKLAAATGWYEFYFDYWKNGKYIFEIERMHQVYGPIIRVNPDELSIHDPDFYTEIYVTESRRRTNHYDVFCKGIDFDGSHLLTVDHTLHRKRRKPLEPFFSRVSIQALQPMLAEVTSKFEQRLRALAGTGTVVRLDHASAAFSGDIIAKICLDDQDEGGRFLDHPEFAPYWYNLIHMLVRSIPLFTGLPSLVRIVSYVPERYLLWFFPQGQVFNEFKRVARENIDRIFSNSYTGKTSTNTNTNTTTSLFHHVAQSDMPESERSPERLAKEAQVLLGGGTASTARTIGFASFYILDRPEVRARLRDELREVMADWPRRVPSWVELEKVPYLQAVIKESLRLSYGVMHRLPRISPDLGIQYGRFTIPPGTPVGMSAYLMHSDPKVYPDPDQFVPERWLGAINPAMNRNYVPFCRGSRSCLGMNLAMAELSLCLAVLHRPGGPELELFETDESDVKHVHDFLIPLPKVDTKGVRVLIR, from the exons ATGGCTCTCATATCCCTCTTTACACTCTCAGTGCCTCCATTGGCCCTTTCAATTTTGATATACAAtgctatcctcatcatctaTCGCCTCTACTTCTCGCCTCTAGCCAAGTTCCCCGGCTCCAAGCTCGCCGCCGCAACGGGCTGGTATGAGTTCTATTTCGACTACTGGAAGAACGGGAAGTACATTTTTGAGATCGAGCGGATGCATCAAGTCTACG GCCCAATCATCCGCGTCAACCCAGACGAACTCTCCATCCACGACCCAGACTTCTACACCGAGATCTACGTGACGGAAAGCAGGCGCCGGACAAACCACTACGATGTATTCTGCAAGGGAATTGATTTTGACG GCTCCCACCTCCTAACCGTAGACCACACCCTCCACCGCAAACGCCGCAAACCGCTCGAGCCCTTCTTCTCGCGCGTGAGCATCCAGGCACTGCAGCCCATGCTTGCAGAGGTAACAAGCAAGTTCGAGCAGCGACTGCGCGCTCTTGCGGGCACGGGGACAGTTGTACGGCTCGACCACGCTTCTGCTGCGTTCTCGGGAGATATTATTGCGAAGATATGTCTGGATGATCAGGACGAGGGAGGGAGGTTCTTGGATCATCCCGAGTTTGCGCCTTATTG GTATAATTTGATTCATATGCTTGTGAGATCGATCCCGCTCTTTACGGGACTGCCGAGTCTTGTGAG AATCGTGAGCTACGTCCCGGAACGGTATCTGCTCTGGTTCTTTCCCCAGGGCCAAGTCTTTAATGAATTCAAGAGA GTCGCCCGAGAAAACATCGATCGAATCTTCAGCAACAGCTACACAGGCAaaaccagcaccaacaccaacaccaacaccacaacctccctcttccaccatgTAGCCCAAAGCGACATGCCCGAGTCAGAGCGGTCCCCCGAGCGTCTCGCAAAGGAAGCTCAAgtcctcctcggcggcggAACAGCAAGCACAGCGCGCACAATCGGGTTCGCCTCGTTCTACATCCTCGATCGCCCGGAGGTTCGCGCGAGACTTCGCGATGAACTCAGGGAAGTTATGGCGGATTGGCCGAGACGAGTACCGAGCTGGGTGGAGCTTGAGAAGGTGCCTTATCTGCAGGCTGTTATTAAAGAGTCGTTGCGGCTGAGTTATGGTGTTATGCATCGATTGCCGAGGATTTCGCCGGACTTGGGGATTCAGTATGGAAGGTTTACCATTCCACCGGGT ACTCCAGTCGGCATGTCTGCATACCTCATGCATTCTGATCCAAAAGTCTACCCAGATCCTGATCAATTCGTCCCTGAGCGCTGGCTCGGCGCCATTAATCCAGCTATGAACCGAAATTATGTCCCCTTTTGTCGGGGATCACGAAGTTGTCTAGGGATGAA TCTAGCAATGGCAGAGTTAAGTCTCTGCCTAGCTGTTCTGCATCGACCCGGAGGCCCCGAATTGGAGCTGTTTGAAACGGACGAGAGCGATGTGAAGCATGTGCATGATTTCCTTATTCCACTGCCAAAGGTTGATACGAAAGGTGTTAGGGTTTTGATTCGCTAA
- the leu2A gene encoding 3-isopropylmalate dehydrogenase LEU2 (COG:E;~EggNog:ENOG410PFHG;~InterPro:IPR019818,IPR024084,IPR004429;~PFAM:PF00180;~go_function: GO:0000287 - magnesium ion binding [Evidence IEA];~go_function: GO:0003862 - 3-isopropylmalate dehydrogenase activity [Evidence IEA];~go_function: GO:0016616 - oxidoreductase activity, acting on the CH-OH group of donors, NAD or NADP as acceptor [Evidence IEA];~go_function: GO:0051287 - NAD binding [Evidence IEA];~go_process: GO:0009098 - leucine biosynthetic process [Evidence IEA];~go_process: GO:0055114 - oxidation-reduction process [Evidence IEA]), with product MPSFNIVVFGGDHCGPEVTSEAVKILRVIEKSRDDVTFNLQDHLLGGGSIDATGSPLTDEALEAAKNADAVFLGAIGGPKWGTGAVRPEQGILKLRKEMGTFANLRPCNFAAPSLVESSPLRSEVCRGVDFNIIRELTGGIYFGERKEDDGSGFALDTEPYSRAEIERITRLGAHLALQHNPPLPVWSLDKANVLATSRLWRKTVTEVMAKEFPQLQIEHQLIDSAAMIMVKDPRKLNGIVITSNLFGDIISDEASVIPGSLGLLPSASLSSIPDGTGKVNGIYEPIHGSAPDISGKGIVNPVAAILSVGLMMQYSFALFDEARAVQTAVSNVIESGVRTGDIGGKASTKEVGDAIAAELEKLLKK from the exons ATGCCGTCCTTTAACATTGTTGTATTTGGGGGTGACCATTGCGGTCCTGAG GTGACTTCAGAGGCTGTCAAG ATCCTTCGTGTGATCGAGAAGAGCCGTGACGACGTCACCTTCAACCTCCAGGATCACTTGCTCGGTGGT GGATCGATTGATGCCACCGGATCTCCTCTTACTGACGAGGCCCTCGAGGCCGCAAAGAACGCCGACGCCGTGTTCCTTGGTGCTATTGGTGGCCCG AAATGGGGAACTGGCGCCGTTCGTCCTGAACAGGGAATCCTCAAACTGCGCAAGGAGATGGGTACTTTCGCCAACCTGCGACCATGCAACTTCGCTGCCCCCTCGCTAGTCGAGAGCTCCCCGCTGCGCTCTGAAGTCTGCCGCGGAGTCGACTTTAACATCATCCGTGAATTGACTGGTGGTATTTACTTCGGCGAGCGTAAGGAAGACGACGGAAGCGGCTTTGCCCTCGACACGGAGCCCTACTCCCGCGCTGAGATTGAGCGCATCACCCGCCTCGGTGCTCACCTCGCCCTACAACACAACCCCCCTCTCCCCGTGTGGAGTTTGGACAAGGCCAACGTTCTTGCTACTAGCCGCCTGTGGCGTAAGACTGTTACCGAAGTCATGGCCAAGGAGTTCCCTCAGCTCCAGATCGAGCACCAGCTTATCGACTCCGCTGCCATGATTATGGTCAAGGACCCCCGCAAGCTGAACGGTATCGTTATCACTAGCAACCTGTTCGGTGATATTATCTCCGACGAGGCCAGCGTTATCCCCGGCTCTCTGGGTCTATTGCCCAGCGCTAGTCTGAGCAGCATCCCCGATGGAACCGGCAAGGTTAACGGTATTTACGAGCCTATCCACG GATCCGCTCCTGACATCTCCGGAAAGGGCATTGTCAACCCTGTCGCTGCTATCCTCTCCGTCGGTCTGATGATGCAGTACTCTTTCGCTCTCTTCGATGAGGCCCGCGCGGTCCAGACGGCCGTGAGCAACGTTATTGAGTCTGGCGTGCGCACTGGCGACATTGGCGGCAAGGCCTCCACTAAGGAGGTCGGTGATGCCATTGCTGCTGAGCTAGAGAAGCTTCTGAAAAAATAA
- the PIS1_3 gene encoding CDP-diacylglycerol--inositol 3-phosphatidyltransferase (BUSCO:EOG09264CP8;~COG:I;~EggNog:ENOG410PI51;~InterPro:IPR000462,IPR043130;~PFAM:PF01066;~TransMembrane:4 (i52-75o136-159i180-206o259-278i);~go_component: GO:0016020 - membrane [Evidence IEA];~go_function: GO:0016780 - phosphotransferase activity, for other substituted phosphate groups [Evidence IEA];~go_process: GO:0008654 - phospholipid biosynthetic process [Evidence IEA]), with amino-acid sequence MSARTRRQKAALAAQSEGVDASPTRNGAIETPKRSRSGTPDDDDDDGVKENVYLFAPNIIGYVRVVLAIASLYYMPLHPRTCSILYSVSCLLDALDGYAARYFNQSTTFGAVLDMVTDRCTTACLLVFLSSAWPRWALVFQSLIALDMASHYMHMYATLSMGGANQSHKKIDSSRSWVLYLYYNSRTVLFICCALNELFFIGLYLLSFSSPTLSPSLLLPPQGVTVGGTPPPPASTSVFASPWSAGALELARANKIDSFWPWVITSISFPVMAFKQFVNIVQLVKAANWLVEGDLVSRRKARSAGKN; translated from the exons ATGAGCGCCCGAACTAGAAGGCAAAAGGCCGCGCTGGCCGCCCAGTCCGAAGGAGTCGACGCATCGCCGACGAGAAACGGCGCGATAGAAACACCTAAACGGAGCAGGTCAGGTACAccggacgatgatgatgatgacggagTGAAGGAAAACGTATATCTATTTGCTCCCAATATCATTG GATATGTGAGAGTTGTTCTGGCGATTGCATCTCTCTACTACATGCCCCTCCACCCACGAACGTGCTCGATTCTTTACAGCGTGTCCTGCTTGCTCGATGCTTTGGACGGATATGCGGCGCGCTATTTCAACCAATCCACTACGTTCGGCGCAGTGCTTGACATGGTGACCGACCGTTGCACAACTGCCTGCCTTCTCGTCTTCTTGAGCTCTGCATGGCCGCGATGGGCGCTTGTTTTCCAATCCTTGATTGCCTTGGACATGGCTTCTCACTATATGCATATGTACGCAACTCTCAGCATGGGAGGTGCGAACCAAAGCCACAAGAAGATCGATTCTTCTCGGAGCTGGGTCCTGTACCTCTACTACAACAGCAGG ActgtcctcttcatctgctgTGCTCTCAATGAACTTTTCTTCATCGGCCTCTACctgctctccttctcttctcccaccTTATCACCGTCCTTGCTCCTACCCCCTCAAGGTGTCACCGTGGGCGGAACTCCCCCGCCTCCCGCTTCGACAAGCGTATTCGCTAGCCCCTGGAGTGCCGGTGCTCTAGAGTTAGCTCGTGCCAACAAGATTGACAGCTTCTGGCCCTGGGTGATTACCTCAATCTCGTTTCCAGTCATGGCATTCAAGCAATTTGTCAACATCGTGCAGCTGGTCAAGGCAGCCAACTGGCTGGTTGAAGGAGATCTTGTCAGTCGCCGGAAGGCTCGCAGCGCAGGGAAGAACTAA
- a CDS encoding uncharacterized protein (COG:Q;~EggNog:ENOG410PH86;~InterPro:IPR036291,IPR002347;~PFAM:PF08659,PF00106,PF13561;~go_process: GO:0055114 - oxidation-reduction process [Evidence IEA]), which translates to MGAQFSQFFPPRPTFTGKDLPPQEDRVFLITGGTSGIGFELAKILYRHGGRVYITGRTEQKAKRAVKAIQDAVPDHKGYLDFIVLELDDLRGIKESADAFKEKESKIDVLWNNAGVSQPPLGSVSKQGYELQLAVNCFGPFLFTQLLLPLLEAATSASSSPGSVRVIWTSSQVAELSSPAEGIIISELTTPPKDNVRNYLNSKTGNWFLSAEFARRYGNRGITSVALNPGAANSDLLKNAKLMKLLSYPLLHKPERAAHTELYAGLSPDISLQNNGCYVIPFGRIHDNVAERLLTAMKVEENGGTGRAKEFWEFCENRVSDYS; encoded by the coding sequence ATGGGTGCCCAGTTCTCGCAGTTCTTCCCCCCACGCCCAACCTTCACCGGGAAGGACCTCCCACCCCAAGAAGACAGGGTCTTTCTCATAACAGGCGGCACCTCCGGAATTGGCTTCGAGCTTGCAAAGATACTCTATCGTCATGGCGGCAGGGTCTACATCACGGGGCGGACGgagcaaaaagcaaagagagcaGTCAAAGCAATTCAAGATGCCGTGCCTGACCACAAAGGCTATTTAGACTTTATTGTCCTCGAACTCGATGATCTCAGAGGTATCAAAGAGTCCGCAGATGCGttcaaagaaaaagaatcAAAGATTGATGTCCTCTGGAACAATGCTGGTGTATCCCAGCCACCCCTGGGCAGCGTGTCAAAGCAAGGCTATGAGCTTCAACTAGCAGTCAACTGCTTTGGCCCCTTTTTATTCACGCAATTGCTGCTTCCTCTACTTGAAGCAGCTACCTCGGCGTCTTCGTCTCCTGGATCAGTGAGAGTAATCTGGACAAGCAGTCAGGTGGCAGAGCTTTCCTCGCCTGCGGAGGGCATCATCATATCTGAGCTTACTACCCCGCCAAAGGACAATGTTCGAAACTACCTGAACTCAAAAACAGGTAACTGGTTCCTGTCTGCCGAGTTCGCACGCCGATACGGAAACCGCGGGATTACCAGTGTCGCATTGAACCCCGGGGCCGCAAACTCGGATTTATTAAAGAACGCAAAGTTGATGAAACTGCTATCTTATCCCTTGCTACACAAGCCCGAGCGTGCCGCCCATACAGAGCTATATGCCGGCCTTAGCCCTGACATATCTCTGCAGAATAACGGCTGCTATGTTATACCCTTCGGTCGGATCCACGATAACGTGGCGGAGAGATTATTGACTGCGATGAAAGTCGAAGAAAACGGCGGTACAGGAAGAGCGAAGGAGTTTTGGGAGTTTTGTGAAAACAGGGTCAGCGATTACTCTTGA